The Mytilus edulis chromosome 5, xbMytEdul2.2, whole genome shotgun sequence genomic interval GttattgaatacaaaaaaatctCAATTGTTTGAGAAACGTGAACACACCCTACTATACTGTGCAAAATAATAACAGAAAACCATTTCAACAGATATTTTAGTACAGATTTGATATCAAACAACGTGTATAATTATGTTAAGTAGAAAATCATATATCACGTACATCTACGACAAATTTAAATTAAGTCGTAATAAGACTTCTATAGATTGTAAATTTAActtgcaataaaattcatttatatttgcaataaaattgtttatataaaaCCATTTTATTGGGAAAAAAACATCTTGTTATAAATTTATACAATTGTTGTCTATTCATAACATTAAAGAGTTTAACAATCTAGGCAAATACCTTTATTTAGCTGATGAGATTCGTTATTTATAATATAATGctgatatttcattatttatattatttgttggtcctggtacctttgataacgttTGACATTCTCCGCCTGTGATGCAAACTGTTTGTGATCATAAAACATGTATGTAATTATTCACTGATGCTATTATATTTGCATAtgtaaattctaaataaaaaataagttgTACTGTTTCTGAATAAAAGACTATTATCATGGTCTTGTACATGCACCTGTACTtcataaattttctttaaatagaaTGCACAAGGTCGTCCACTTGAAAATATTGGTGAAAATTTAAGTAAACAAAATTCAAGTAAAAGTTTATAAATATAGCGGTTATGGTTACAGTTGGGAATGATTTTAACTTCCGCGATGCATGATATAGATATTTAAAGGAATTTAATCGGATTTCTTTCTATACGGAACAGAAATCATAATtggataattatatttggatGAAAATGAATCAGCTAAGACGAATGTtccttttatttatcatgttaacAATAGTAAACGGGAACCATGCAATGCCGTGTACGTACAGTAGGAATAGAAAACATGAGCTGATTGCTCATTGTGAAAATCAAGGATTTACTTCTGTGCCAATGAATCTTAGTCGATATATCAGTGAGTTGATACTTTCAAATAACTCGATACGCATGCTCCCAAACGATTCATTCGTCCATTATACGAAATtggaaattttgattttgaacaaGAATCGTATATCTGAAATCAAGGAGGATGCCTTTGTTGGATTACATTTGCTTAAAGTTTTGAAGGTAAATGATAATTTGATTAACATTAGAACCCTTCCAAGGGGAGTTTTCAGACATCTTAGTGATCTAATTGATCTAGATATAAGTCTCAATAAGAAGTCATTGGATGAAAACACTGCGTTTGTTTACCCTGATGGTGCATTTTCTGCATTGAGATCCTTGCAAAATCTTTCAATAGATTTATTCATGTTCCCTGAATTTGGAGCAGGATTTAGTTCCCTTAAAAACCTTACTGCTTTGAAATTTTCCCAATGTTATTTGAGAAATAGTAGTCAATTTCGGTTATCTAATTCAACATTCGAACATTTTTCGTCAAACCTAAAAGAACTCTATATCAGCGGCTGTCGTAATTTTTTTCTACTGGAATATGGACTATTGGAATACTTTCCTCACTTAAAGATTTTAGATCTTTCCGAATCATACGTGCACCTATATCAAGCATTGCGTATTCTACATCCGTTTCAGAATAAGAACATGTCTGTTATAAACTTTCACCACATAAGCGATAATTCAATCAATGAAGACGATTTTCCATACTCTGTTGTATTAACGGCAGAATTAATGACATATTTAAGAACTATCTGCATTGAAGCATTAGACCTGTCAAAAACAGGAATCGTAGATTACCAGCATAATTCTTTGTTATCGTTTGAACATCCAGAATGTTTCAAAACTTTCATCATATCGGCTAACAGATTACCTGCAACAACTGCAAAGCATTCATTACAACtttattcttttttaatgaaAGCAATTAACATTAAAGTTTATGATTTGTCATACCTGACTATAGATTATGCTCATCCTGTCTTTATCAATGTATACAACACCGAATCTTTTTATCATTTACCAAAAAGTtcgaaatattttcaaatgtctCCGCATTGGAACATAAACTACTCGCTTCCATCATCTATAGAGTTTCTTAGATTCACTCATATACAAAGCACCCCTTCTTCAGCATCTATAACTTGCAAAAACACATCTCTTAAATATCTAGATGTATCATATGGTGTTTACAAACGTTATCCAAAATTTTCAGAAGACTGTTTAAAGCAACTGGAATATTTGGACATTTCCGGAATTTCAGTAGCAATCATCACTTTTCCATCAATGCTCTTACCTAAACTCGTTGTGCTGAAATTGACAAATGCACGAATAGACCAAATTGTACGTAAAGGTAGAGAATGGATGTCTTTTAGAGCCCCTGCGTTGAGAGAAGTAGACATctcatttaattatatttggacTTTGGAGGAAACAACTTTCTTCAAACAGCCACATATAACGcatttaaatatgtcaaataatTTATTCAGGACCATTCCTAATTTTGTAACCAAGCTTCAAAAGTTGCAATCGTTGGATCTTTCCAATAATTTGATTACATCTATTGACGACGACATAAGGATTTGGTTGAATAGAATGACCCGTTCACATCCTATCTTATATTTGGATAACAATGCTTTTATGTGCTCGTGTGATACTCTGGATTTTCTTCTGTGGTTTGAAAAAACAGACGTAACATTTTATAACGGAGATAATTATACCTGCACTATGCCAAACAATAAGCAAATCCTATTAAAGGAGGTAGCAAAGAATACCAACAAATACTTCTCAGACTGCAAAGCAACTTTATGGCTTCATGTTGGTATAATATTAGTTGCTAGTGCCTTCGGTGTTTTTGTACCTCTTTCTCTTCTCTATAACTATAGATGGAATATTATTCTCTACATGTATAGGAAAGTCCGACGAGTTGTTGAGAAAAATTTGCATGAAAATTATTTATATGACGCATATGTTTCTTATGAAGAAAGAAGCGTATTGTGGATACAGAAGTGTCTCCTTCCTAAAATTGAAGAAGAATGGGGACTTAAAGTGTGCTTACATGATCGAGATCTTCTTCCTGGAGATATTACGGCAGATGCAAAAGCAGAATCAATTCAGCAGAGTAGACATGTCGTGTTCATCATTACTGAACATTTTACCGAGGGAAAGTGGGGAAGATTCGAAATAGATagagcaaaatatgaaaaatatactaCAAACCTTagaaaaataattatcattttacaaaatattcgaaTCGAAGATATTCCAGACGAAATTGTGAATATTTCAAATGACGTATGCTTCATTGAAATGGCTTTGGACGAAAACGAAATTATCAACAGTACAGATAATCAACGGGATTGGCTTAAGTTAAAGGCTTTGCTGTATCTAAATTAGAAAACATGAATGTTTGGAGaagaaacattttaaaatcataaattgtataaaaaaataataaaagatatatttcGGTAATGAAAGTCACATTTTGATAAAACGTCTTACTCAAAACGACAAAACAACAACGAAGATAAAACTCATTAAAACGGATAAGTAAATTTGAACAACACGAATCCAAAAAACACTGGAAGTGATGACAGGTGATTCGAAAGTTTAAGTAGTGTCTGCTATACGTTgcacttggatggagagttgtctcattggtattcataccacatcttcttatatctaaaggTACATTATTTGAATGTGGTCATTAAATAACATCGtagtgaaattttgttttttttatagacgGACCAACGTATATTATATTTGATAACGAGGACTATCAAATGACTTTTTATTGTAATGACGTGTTCTGTATTTTTCGTAATATCTATGTTTCAAGTATATTTTACGAGCCGAATCGGTTTTGGTTCATTTTGTTATTATAGTTTTGTTTTGTGGCATAgagttaaaaaattaaatttatagtTGAACAAGAAAGTAAACTGCTGCATATTTTCAACTCAAAACACATTTTAACCTATACACCTTtctttttaagtatatttttagGAGTCAAGTGTGTGTGATTTTGTCATGGTAAGTAGAGTCCTCATATGTCAAATGAAAAGACAAGACGTAAATAACACTTAAGATACGACATAAATTTATTACGCCATAAAAATGATAACTAGAAATGTCATACATGTTACTTTGATCAATAACCTTATAGAAAAATTCCGGGTTGCGGAGAGtctatttttcaatataaatgtaCTAATGTGGTACCAAGATGTCACATATcccatgtaaataaactcatcatagataccaggactaaattcgaTGTAGGGTCGAGATTAACGATTTAAGATATGTCTTCCATGGGATTGAATGTTTCAAAACTTCGTCATTCAAAACTTGTACATAAAGTGATTAGCAGAGACCAACGAAGTTTACCGATATTCAGATCTCGTTAATTGATATTGAATGTTCAAACaaattacaacaaaacaatttaaaatagcATGCACTTAAAAGTGAGGGAAAACTGGTTCGTTGTTTGCGTATGCATACCTTGCTATGCATGGATAAAACCGTCAGTTTTAGAATTTTGGATtctcactgctcttcaactttgttcttgtttggcttgataaatattttgatatgagcgtcactgatgagtcctatgtagacgaaacgtgtgtcaggcgtactaaattataattcttgtacctttgataactatttgtatgTCGTTGAAAAGGTTTTGAATCAATTCTGTTTAATTTGGATACAAAACAAGTCTGCAATAAAGTGAACATCAGTTGTACCATGTAATATCGCCGGTTGGTAAATATATCATGGAAAATTTCCGTTATTCGAAAACACATCTTAATaggtgcatttaaaaaaaatatcgaatggtcaacaataatacatcgctcaaggtgaataattatctattttaacataacaactaatttcaacaataaaaacaaataacaaaacattgaccttgaaacagaagtgtacgagtagtcctacgcttcagactcgacattcactaaacatgcatgctaaaattgacatggttgtttttgttacacaattaTACACAtgcaagttttgaaatcgatagttTTCATCgtagaaatagttatcaaaggtaccaggattataatttagttcgccagacgtacgtttcgtctacataagtctcatcagtgacgctcatatcaaaatatttataaagccaaacaagaacaatgttgaagagcattggggatccaaaattccaaatagttgtaccaaatacggctaaggtaatctatgcctgggattcgaaaatccttagttttacgaaaaattcaaagttttgtaaacctgaaatctataaaaatgaccacattattgatattaatgtcaacaccgaagtgttgactactggtcTGGTCAatagttgttccaaatacggctaaggttatctatgcctgggataaaaaaatccttagttgttcgaaaaattcaaagtattgtaaacatgaaatttataaaaatgaccacattattgatattcatgtcactACCGAAGTgttggctactgggctggtgataccctcggggacgaaacgtccaccagcagttgcatcgacccaatggtgtaaatagttattaaaggtactaggattataagttagtacgccagacgcgcgtttcgtttacataagactcatcagagacgttcatataaaaatataaataaagccaaacaagaacaaagttgaagagtattgatctgtgaggatccaaaattccaaatagttgtgccaaataaggctacagtaatctatgcctgggataagaaaatccttagttttcgaaaaatgcaaagttttgtaaacatgaaatttatacaaatgaccacattattgatattcatgtcaacaccgaagtgttgactacttggctggtgataccctcgggacgaaacgtccacaagcagtggcatcgacccagtggtgtaaatagttatcacaggtaccaggattataatttagtacgccagacgcgcgtttcatctacataagactcatcagtgacgctcatatcaaagtatttataaagccaaacaagaacaaagttgaagagtattgaggatccaaaattccaaatagttgtgccaaatacggcaaaggtaatatatgcctgggataagaaaatccttagtttttcgaaaaattcaaagttttgtaaatatgaaatttatacaaatgaccacattattgatattcatgtcaacaccgaagtgttgactactggactggtgataccctcggggacgaatcgTCCCCCAGCAGTGACATCggcccagtggtttaaatagttatcaaaggtaccaggattataatttagtacgccagacgcgggtttcgtctacataagactcatcagtgacgctcatatcaatatatttataaagccatgcaaacaagaacaaagatgaagagtattgaggatccaaaattccaaagttgtgccaaatacggctacggtaatctatgcctgggattagaaaatccttagtttttcgaaaaacgcaaagttttgtaaacatgaaaggagtaggttcagtaagacccctttttggccccaaaatatagcagtttaaaaaaattgggaaaatgtaatcttttagctatttatcgAAAAGAAGaatgcctctgctacataaatatgggctgtttgtgacaatacaatgcacatatatcgggtactagcatcattaagtcatgctaaattaccgTAATCTTGATTATTTTAGCATTtatgttaaattttagacggtttccgtcttaaatgaaagtggccgcattcgtgttcattcataatattaaaatgtaagttgtatttgatgataatacataacatatataaaggttgaggatgaacacggatgcggccactttcatttttgacaaaaactattggaaaagtgactttttttggcatatttgttaGATTTATCATATTTAAGCTTACATCGGGACGTTTTCAATTACTAAATCAGTTGAAATCATTCCCATAAATTAATCGAATCAATTgtaatagacacttaagtgtttaaagtgtcaaaaatctttcgttagatgaacctgaaaggagtatgttcagtaaggtcctaaaatggccccctttttaagcgtaaatttcaaattcggatgcattgaccaatatcacaataaattaaaGCTAATAtagtgactagataggaaataagtTACCGGACCTACTCCATAAAAATGACCCagtattgatatttatgtcaacccTTCGTCGACCAGCAGTGGCCTGCTGTTCATGTGTGtctgttatcagaaaattggtgtgattcttattgctctgaggaaatgtttgaaaacaaacagaatggataaaagtaatcgttaattcgcaattgatacgtcattggaatgcgtCTGCAAtgcacattctgaggtcacgcaggttcatacaatactgaGTCCGGTTgtggcggagctttaaagcgatatctgtatagtgcACAGATACAgaatagcgatatctgtagggctgtatctgtataatagaacacccaattgcaggataaataaatatattccacaaGTATATGTTTGCATAGCTGTGCtggttctttatatatatatatatatatacatatatttgttatCATATCATCCTGACTAAAAAAATAACCTTGACCAAACACTTAAACcttaagcgggacagacggacaaacgaacgaacagacgatcGGAAGcacggaccagaaaacataatgtctataaatggggcatacaaatgaGGAGATATAttgtatgattgccgatgagacaactatccacagaaattcaaatgaagtggatgtaagcgaTTATAGTCAACCgaacggccttcaaaaatgaagtAAACTCGTACAGTATGATCGTATTAGTACTTTGACCTCGTAttatgcttatatatatatatataatttcaaggACCACATAAGTATTTTAAGTATGCCATATCTTATGTTGTTGTTATTTGACCGAAATACAATATTGATAAGATCTTTTATTTGTTGTTCCTTTTTATagactggtttacttttataaattgtgacttggacggagagttgtctcattggcactcataccacatctccttaaatTTACTTGTACGATTAAGAGCTTTGCTTATCGTGAAGACACTTGTACATGTCTAAGACTTTTAGTTGATCTCTGgaggttttgtttttgttatttttgtcgtttggttgctgtcttgtTGACGAACACCATATTACTTATATTATTCATTGcgattgttttaaaaaaaattaagaaagacATTCGTGAGTTGTAACTATGATGGTATATCTTAAATTTACGGTCCTGGTTGTCAATCTAGCAAGATcttattttttggtgttttaacgccacttttaagcaccgcatttaggcggCCAGTTTGTATTTGTGGATGAAGccagagtgcccggagaaaaccatcgaccttcgataggaaaactgacaatcctagtcaattaagattggagtcgagtgcacctgcacgagcggtgtgaactcacaacctcagtgttgactggctagtgattacagtagtaactacttagaccactcggccaccttcAATCTAGCAATCTAACAGTTAACTCTTCCTTCAAAAATAAAAAGCTAATTCATAAACAAACATGTATGAATACATGTTCTATCAAATTGATACCTGACAGGATCggtttttaaaagatatttgctGTTTAAGTTTTCGTATATTGATAAATAATCTGAATAACCTTTATACCCTTGATAGTCATATCTAGAAGGAAATAAGACAACACATTAATTTCatgatatgttttatgttttaatctCACATGTACATTTGAAAGCACTTTGGTATCCTACTACATATTAAACACAAATAGCACTACACATGAATTATGAGGTATAAGTCCGAGACACTTCCGTAGGAAGTACATATTCTACAGCCTGTTCATGACGTAATGTCTGATTTCCCATGTCCATGTAAATTTCTTCGTTTGGATTATAAATAGTCTTATCTAAGTCTGATGGTTCTGTTACGAAATCCGATTGAATAAAAGAGTTGTCTGTAGATAAACCAAAACTTGAGCTTATTACTCCAATGTGAAATATATCGAATGGATCCGATGCATTAAGTTCCGGTATACAAGGAAGAGTTTCTGAATTTTCATCCTCAGGCGGTATAGCGTTTGTAAAATCTGCTATTCTTGGAAATGGATTCCAAACGTCACCACTTTCAGCAGCATTCATATCTTTTTGATCTTCTGGTACACTGATTTCAGTAGCAAAGTCAATAAAATCCGGCTCCTCAGGCTGCGATATTGAAACGGGAGTCAGTATATCAGAGTGTTTTGGAACTAACTCGTCGTTTAAATCTCCTGTCAAAAGATCGACAGCTCTTTGTGATAAACGACGCCTGTCTTGTACCATTAAATCAATAGAACTATTACTTCTCCTAAAAGAGCGACATTTTGATATTGAATTAGTATCCGTTCCAGATTCGTCTTTATTTACTTGGCTATAAATCGGATCATACACTGAGTTCAAGCCCATATTAGAAGCAGCCGCCATCGGCCAATTCTTTACTGAAACAATACTATCGTTAAAAAGTTCAGGCTTTGTTGTAGGTCTGTCTTCATACGAACGTGCTCTAGGTCTAACGGAAGAGAATACTCCTGTGTCTGGAACAGATGTATACAGTTCATTATTGCCGGAAACAGCGGTGCTTGGTAGCGGCCATTTTGGTCTGTTGCTTATTGAAGTGGTATTCAATTTATCTTCGTCACCTTCTGATGTGTTTGATGACGTAGATGATATGGAACTTGTTCGACCTCGTGTTACAGTTCTGAACATTTCTTGTATTGCTGttgttttcttatcttttgttTTCGTGCTTTTAGACCGTATTTTTCGCCTCACTGGCAACGTAGAAGGTCTGTCGGGTAGTGATGGGGGTACTTCAGAAGGATTTATTTTTGGATCATAACCGAGATGTTTACTTAGGTTTTTCCTATATTTGTCTAAATCCTcatataaattttctttcttttccgGTTCGCTCGAAACATGTATTGTATCAACTTCAGCATCCCAATAAATACTTGCATAATTGCTATTATTACTGATCTTTCGGGTTACAGGTTTTGTATCGTCTTTTACTGATGCTTCTTCGATAACTTTTGAATACGGCACGAAGGTGTTCTTAGACGATTGTGAATTGTTTTCCGTCACTACAAATATACCCCCTATTGATGCTGAAATTTCTGGTTTTATAATCGACGTTGATATTCCACTATCAAATGAATTGTTACTAATATGCGTTCGCCGTTTGTTTTCATCTACGCATGTTGAGTCTGTGACGGACTGAGCAAAACCAGAATCACAAGAGCAGACAGATGTCGATCTGTGAAAGTCGTCGCCATTTTCTACACAACCTGACGCGGATCGGGCTTTGACATCAATGTTTGTTTGCTCgctttcattttgaattgtttctACATGACTGTATCCTGACTGATCGATTTTCACTTCAATGTTTCTTCCATTTTCTTTACTCACTGTTAGCGTTGATACGATCTTTGTTTCATTTGCACGACTGTTTGTAATATTTAAAGAATTGTATTCACCCGCAGAGGTAGAACTATTTTCGCTACTGCTCCTGCTTCTTGTGGGAATAGTGTCGACTGTTGAGACACTCATAGTGCTGCTATTCTGTGTATCATTACTCCTGATAAGGAGACTTTGGAAACTTTTATCATTTGAAGAGGTGGATGAGTTGCCTTGTACAATAGCATACGATGATTCAGAATTAGAATTAGGATTTCGTTTTCTTTGCGTCCTCAACTGTATCGCTTTTTGAATGTTCTGTTTGATGACAGCTAATATATCGGGTACACAAGTTGATCTAAACCGGAAATTTGCTTCTCCAAATTCAGAAATCCTGAAATAGaatcaaataaaattttgaatgttaCCAAAGGTGAAATTGTTTGAAATTAGTACATGCATACTAACAAGACTTCATGTTTTATATCAATGTGTTCTTGCTTGATATGAACCCTGTTTTTCTGTCAGCAGTCAATGTGCTTGTTTGTGGGGTACCGTTGATTAGGAATACTTTTCCAGACACACTAAATCTTCCTTCTAGCTTATTAGTTAAATGGTAAGTTGAAGAGTTGCAATTACCAATTTTCAAGTTTAAACTGACAAGAACgacaattgaagaaaaaaatgtatcttCTCGCTCGACACCACTGTCCCACTCAAAAGAGGCCATTGTATACATTAAATGAGGCAAATTTCAAATTCACACTAAACCAACTGTTACAAATATATTTTCGCCTTGAAATGTCATCTGCGCATGTAGAAACGGACACAAAACCAGCATCTTAAAATATTTCAGTCATTGGTTAATAGCTGTCCTATTGGCCGCTGTTCATTGTAAACTTTTACTCATATCATAAAATCGTTATAAATTAacgaataataaattaaatataaaacttaCGATCCTGTTTCTATTATTAGAATATTGACATCAATTTTGTCCATGAagaatctttttataaaatttaagttCCACTCGTGTATAGAATTGTCTTCAATAGATTTGATGGTGATAATTTCTGGAGTGACAGTCAACCAGTAATCTCCGGACAGTGACCAAGTCTTTGCATCATCGTTCTGTTCAGCAGTCACATGAAATGTATCTGAAAATAGATCTTATCtgttaaaacattgtaaaattaaaaaaaaaagcgagGAAACAAAAATTAACCCAAAAGTCTAGTcgtattttttaaaacagaaaatgcTTAAAGACTAATTGTGTTGTTAATACGCATGCCAGATATTTCAT includes:
- the LOC139524452 gene encoding toll-like receptor 2; its protein translation is MKMNQLRRMFLLFIMLTIVNGNHAMPCTYSRNRKHELIAHCENQGFTSVPMNLSRYISELILSNNSIRMLPNDSFVHYTKLEILILNKNRISEIKEDAFVGLHLLKVLKVNDNLINIRTLPRGVFRHLSDLIDLDISLNKKSLDENTAFVYPDGAFSALRSLQNLSIDLFMFPEFGAGFSSLKNLTALKFSQCYLRNSSQFRLSNSTFEHFSSNLKELYISGCRNFFLLEYGLLEYFPHLKILDLSESYVHLYQALRILHPFQNKNMSVINFHHISDNSINEDDFPYSVVLTAELMTYLRTICIEALDLSKTGIVDYQHNSLLSFEHPECFKTFIISANRLPATTAKHSLQLYSFLMKAINIKVYDLSYLTIDYAHPVFINVYNTESFYHLPKSSKYFQMSPHWNINYSLPSSIEFLRFTHIQSTPSSASITCKNTSLKYLDVSYGVYKRYPKFSEDCLKQLEYLDISGISVAIITFPSMLLPKLVVLKLTNARIDQIVRKGREWMSFRAPALREVDISFNYIWTLEETTFFKQPHITHLNMSNNLFRTIPNFVTKLQKLQSLDLSNNLITSIDDDIRIWLNRMTRSHPILYLDNNAFMCSCDTLDFLLWFEKTDVTFYNGDNYTCTMPNNKQILLKEVAKNTNKYFSDCKATLWLHVGIILVASAFGVFVPLSLLYNYRWNIILYMYRKVRRVVEKNLHENYLYDAYVSYEERSVLWIQKCLLPKIEEEWGLKVCLHDRDLLPGDITADAKAESIQQSRHVVFIITEHFTEGKWGRFEIDRAKYEKYTTNLRKIIIILQNIRIEDIPDEIVNISNDVCFIEMALDENEIINSTDNQRDWLKLKALLYLN
- the LOC139524453 gene encoding serine-rich adhesin for platelets-like isoform X1, yielding MYRSISYKKIVEIYNTDLYVKQVNVVDSSRINSLIMVGLSKSGYLEVKQPSNIKGRKLKTWKKKFVVVHKMTDLAAGTFAAKFLLYNDEDDSKLTTSDKQAYIFDHVTSVETAKSKTRPLAFQIVQEAPALMLSAMTETETNDWMTSLKELFWPDENKPPGDTFHVTAEQNDDAKTWSLSGDYWLTVTPEIITIKSIEDNSIHEWNLNFIKRFFMDKIDVNILIIETGSISEFGEANFRFRSTCVPDILAVIKQNIQKAIQLRTQRKRNPNSNSESSYAIVQGNSSTSSNDKSFQSLLIRSNDTQNSSTMSVSTVDTIPTRSRSSSENSSTSAGEYNSLNITNSRANETKIVSTLTVSKENGRNIEVKIDQSGYSHVETIQNESEQTNIDVKARSASGCVENGDDFHRSTSVCSCDSGFAQSVTDSTCVDENKRRTHISNNSFDSGISTSIIKPEISASIGGIFVVTENNSQSSKNTFVPYSKVIEEASVKDDTKPVTRKISNNSNYASIYWDAEVDTIHVSSEPEKKENLYEDLDKYRKNLSKHLGYDPKINPSEVPPSLPDRPSTLPVRRKIRSKSTKTKDKKTTAIQEMFRTVTRGRTSSISSTSSNTSEGDEDKLNTTSISNRPKWPLPSTAVSGNNELYTSVPDTGVFSSVRPRARSYEDRPTTKPELFNDSIVSVKNWPMAAASNMGLNSVYDPIYSQVNKDESGTDTNSISKCRSFRRSNSSIDLMVQDRRRLSQRAVDLLTGDLNDELVPKHSDILTPVSISQPEEPDFIDFATEISVPEDQKDMNAAESGDVWNPFPRIADFTNAIPPEDENSETLPCIPELNASDPFDIFHIGVISSSFGLSTDNSFIQSDFVTEPSDLDKTIYNPNEEIYMDMGNQTLRHEQAVEYVLPTEVSRTYTS
- the LOC139524453 gene encoding serine-rich adhesin for platelets-like isoform X2 → MGEIYNTDLYVKQVNVVDSSRINSLIMVGLSKSGYLEVKQPSNIKGRKLKTWKKKFVVVHKMTDLAAGTFAAKFLLYNDEDDSKLTTSDKQAYIFDHVTSVETAKSKTRPLAFQIVQEAPALMLSAMTETETNDWMTSLKELFWPDENKPPGDTFHVTAEQNDDAKTWSLSGDYWLTVTPEIITIKSIEDNSIHEWNLNFIKRFFMDKIDVNILIIETGSISEFGEANFRFRSTCVPDILAVIKQNIQKAIQLRTQRKRNPNSNSESSYAIVQGNSSTSSNDKSFQSLLIRSNDTQNSSTMSVSTVDTIPTRSRSSSENSSTSAGEYNSLNITNSRANETKIVSTLTVSKENGRNIEVKIDQSGYSHVETIQNESEQTNIDVKARSASGCVENGDDFHRSTSVCSCDSGFAQSVTDSTCVDENKRRTHISNNSFDSGISTSIIKPEISASIGGIFVVTENNSQSSKNTFVPYSKVIEEASVKDDTKPVTRKISNNSNYASIYWDAEVDTIHVSSEPEKKENLYEDLDKYRKNLSKHLGYDPKINPSEVPPSLPDRPSTLPVRRKIRSKSTKTKDKKTTAIQEMFRTVTRGRTSSISSTSSNTSEGDEDKLNTTSISNRPKWPLPSTAVSGNNELYTSVPDTGVFSSVRPRARSYEDRPTTKPELFNDSIVSVKNWPMAAASNMGLNSVYDPIYSQVNKDESGTDTNSISKCRSFRRSNSSIDLMVQDRRRLSQRAVDLLTGDLNDELVPKHSDILTPVSISQPEEPDFIDFATEISVPEDQKDMNAAESGDVWNPFPRIADFTNAIPPEDENSETLPCIPELNASDPFDIFHIGVISSSFGLSTDNSFIQSDFVTEPSDLDKTIYNPNEEIYMDMGNQTLRHEQAVEYVLPTEVSRTYTS